The Medicago truncatula cultivar Jemalong A17 chromosome 7, MtrunA17r5.0-ANR, whole genome shotgun sequence genome includes the window ttttttttttgtatatattttttttgacagaggtcatctcacaGCTTTTGGTCATGCTTACCTTGCAGAGTTTAACTGTCCTTGAGAAGAATGTTGATGTATGCTTCTCTTACTCATGagttcaaagaagatgtacctgttgtttatgcttttcaaaagacatttagaaagaggttttaaaattttattactttaagtattaacatcaaaaatagaagaaaacttgcaaaatagaataaatgagaatttcaaataaatgggcataggctcaaattaatgtaaatggagtggtggcctgccaaaggcgtggctccacggattttaaaaaagtttggaaaatggtaattttatggaaaaggtacattgaacacaataaccactgtTTCCTCCaccaactttgaattccactaTTCTGAATCTCTGATTTGCAGACGCTTCAGATCGGAAGCCCTTTAACAGCTAAGATGCCCCGGATtaatcatatctgatttgatgcaattaccttgccatgagtcggaggtcttttgacggCTGAAATGCTCCAAGTGAGTCATGTCCGACCAGAcgcagttactttgtcataatccttaacttttgcataggtcgcccttgcgggtttcaacctatcaggataaacactttttttatcattttttttatatatgtctctaactttttcatggaccgccctttcgggttttcagtccatcgagacgctctttttCGCCTGAGCCACCTTTttaggtttgcgacttatcgagctttttcattttaacaaagtatttcttgactgcatcggtattCACAGGACATATAAGTTTACCACCGTTCTTTGTAATTTGGCATCCATTTGCCCCTAGAATTGGGTAACATATTTTTGAGCACAAAGCCACTTTCTTGACATTCACGGGGACGAGCCTTCTTTGTCGAATACTTGCTTTATCCTTTTGATATAACTGTACATGGCACACGGCAATAACCCTTTTAAATTTAGTCAAGCTTAGATTTCATTGGAACTTCCTTTGACAGGACTTTGACCTCCATGTGGGGCACTGCCTTTATATTATATACTGAAGTACAATATCCCTACAAGGCAGatggtagcatctcgtgccagtctttgtacatgaaagtcatcttctggacaatcttCTTGATATTTGTATTTGCAGCTTTGACGACTAAGATGCCCCAGTAGGCAATATATCTCATTGGGAAACTTTCGTCCTTCTTTTCTTCAACCTCGGACACAGGGAACTCAAAGTCGAGAGAGAGTACAGggtttaagtgttcaacgggtttattaatgcatgatttgattattaatataaacattatgattatgcagatatgtggaaatgattaaaggaaaagattttttttggttttttgtattaccatttttccagaaaaagcacaaaataaaacaaggtCGGGATCGAGACGACctttcattaatgatgaaaatacataaagcaaaaagccctaaacaaattcactctcgcctcgggtgggacgaaaggattttttttgaaaaacataaagcaacaaacaaacatattaattgaacaaacgAGTAGCATAAATAAACATCAGTAAAGACCCAATTGCAGCTAAACAATCCATGTGTCAACACTAGATACCAAGATCCGATAGCGAATTAACTTGCATGTCTGAGTCCAAACTTAGAAAGGTAGGAGACCAGCTTCAAATAAATCTTGGACTGCATTCTTGAAAGCGTAACAACGCTCAATGTCATGACCtagtgccccttgatggaagacaAATGAGAGATCGGCTCTAAACCGTGCAGGCAATTTTTTAGGCATTGGAGGAGGTGGTTTAGTTTGGACGAGGTTCCTCTTAAGAAAATCAGGAAACAACTCCGCATATTTCATTGGAATTGGATCAAATTTAGTTCTTGGAGCCTGTTGTCGAGGTTTTTGCTGATACTGTTGTTGATATGGTTGAAACTGAGGTTGATAACTCGAGTTTTGAACAACATTTGTGATAGGCATAACAGCGGCAGCAGGGTGATAAGCCAGATACTGTTGTTGAGGTTGACTTTCTATCACACTCATTTCCTGATCTTCGTACTCGGAATCATCAGCGGGAACACTTTCTTTCACCAAACGTCTCTTTCGGACCCATTCTTCAACACGCATGCCGACGGTCATCATCTTTGCGAAGCTGCCGGATGCACTTGCAAGCATATGCTCATAATAGGACTGATCCAAAGTCTCCAGGAAAATTTCGGTAAACTCTTTCTCTTCTAGAGGTGGACGGACCTGTGCAGCCACATCTCTCCACCGTTGGGCATAAGCTTTGAAGGATTCATTATCATTCATGGTCAAGTGCAAGTTGTAGTTAAATCGTTGGACGAAAGCCTCACACAAATCATTGAAAGTTTTGACATCAACCTTGTTTAGACCCATATACCATATCAGTGCGGCACCAGTCAAACTATCTTGGAAACAGTGGATAAGGAGCTCATCATTACCTACTTGAGCAGACATCTTTCTTAcatacattaccaaatgaagcTCAGGGCAAGTGTTCCCTTTGTACTTCTCAAAATCAGGGACCTTGAATTTGGGTGGTATCACAACATTTGGAACCAAGCAAAGATCATAAGCATTTTTCCCAAACAGTTCTTTCGCACAAAGAGCTTTCAATTCAAACTGTATTCTGTCAAACTTTTCTTCCAATTCAGCTATCCGGTCGTATCCAACCACATTTTATGAGTGATAAATTGGCCCAGGGCCCTGCTGAGTAGTATGAATCATAGCAGCTTGAGGGAACAAAGGACCAGGTTGAGGGATCGGCATTGTCAGTTGCACAAAAGGAGCTTGAACCTTAGAGACATCGGGACGGAATACTTCACCAGAACCAAAGGGTGTACTCTATAGATAACCTTTCACCATAGCATGTTGAGGAGTACTAGCAAACACTGTTGAAATCGGGGTAGTGGAAGCAACCGTGTGGGCTTGAGTGCTAACAATAGGATGAGATAATGGTTGTCTTTGTGCAACCGTCATCAAAGATACTAAGTTCCTCAAAATCTCATTCTCGGCCCGGAGGGTCGTCACCTCTTCACGAAGCTTGTGGTTCTCTTGTTCAAGATGATCCATTTTGATTTGCTCGAGTGTTATAGATGCGAGTAGACCGACGAATAGACCTTTTATGGAGAAGATACAATATGAGACACGAACTAGAAACTATGAACGCaaaaatgatgcatgatatatTTATGCAAtaatgtacaattttttttttgaaggacttatcaaagtgaattgtaaacattgtagaggaacatggtttcatttgaaaattgtgaagatattGCAAAAGGtcctttttcaaaaggtaagaacgaaaccaaggaaaaagttcttaacaaaagccaaaacttagttaagatttttgaagttatatttcttggtgttcattcttacaaggtccatattCGTGATGTTTACAAAAAACTTATCtaaatccttcaattttttatggaaaaaattgtttatgaatgaatgcatgtatacATGGTGAGGGTAAGTTCCACAATGTTGAAGccaagggtaacaacgccatttggtaaggactatggtttcaaatgtacttgtatcacgggttctaacAAGTTCCCAAAGCCTTcaaccacttccgaatatttatcgggtgacgggagtactcccattccaattaaCATTCGTCGAaaagtctcgtttgggtgtagtatcgcgtatcaactaattcaagagtactctcgattagccaTCGCACTACGTCCTCAAAGGCCAAGATGGAttaaaggtgactaaaggtcctcaacttcaaaggtcatttgaaaatagcatgccaaacatgagtagtcacgttgacaacatatacttccaagatccctccgttgagtggggttatcacatgtgccaataccgaagagtactcttggcatggaactatgattataccaccgtcctatcttaagtttccctcaagctcgggtgtagagcttatctcaCCACCCACGTAATAAGGTAAACATGTaagcaaatatttacaaagcaaataataaagcacaaaataaagaaagtaaggtgggtttaacccgcgtaggatCTAATTCCCCaatgaagtcgccatttctgtgctcgtgattttcggatatcaaaccattaattgatttgaatcgtcaatctttgaactctcaatttttattcgtgggaagggaaaaaatgagtaaaaatcC containing:
- the LOC120577006 gene encoding uncharacterized protein encodes the protein MDHLEQENHKLREEVTTLRAENEILRNLVSLMTVAQRQPLSHPIVSTQAHTVASTTPISTVFASTPQHAMVKAELEEKFDRIQFELKALCAKELFGKNAYDLCLVPNVVIPPKFKVPDFEKYKGNTCPELHLVMYVRKMSAQVGNDELLIHCFQDSLTGAALIWYMGLNKVDVKTFNDLCEAFVQRFNYNLHLTMNDNESFKAYAQRWRDVAAQVRPPLEEKEFTEIFLETLDQSYYEHMLASASGSFAKMMTVGMRVEEWVRKRRLVKESVPADDSEYEDQEMSVIESQPQQQYLAYHPAAAVMPITNVVQNSSYQPQFQPYQQQYQQKPRQQAPRTKFDPIPMKYAELFPDFLKRNLVQTKPPPPMPKKLPARFRADLSFVFHQGALGHDIERCYAFKNAVQDLFEAGLLPF